In Acidobacteriota bacterium, the following proteins share a genomic window:
- a CDS encoding MFS transporter → MNVSASTWRFPRAFWTANLVELCERAAYYGSFIVLTVYLSRVVGMRDSVANIVGALFGALIYLFPFFTGAVADRMGFRRALILAFGLLTCGYGLLGAFDTAPPVLSGLFLIVLGGSFVKPIITGTVAKSSDAANRARAYSLFYMTVNIGAFLGKTVVKGVRQDLGVANVPWFSSGAALVGLLFVILLYHPDRDAVRVQAPPVAETLRGMWRAMKRLRFLALILITAGFWAIQGQLYAAMPKYVLRLVGEGAAPEWYANINPFVVVLFVVPVTHLIRRWRPEAAIAVAMMMIPFSALAMSLSPLLGGDVTIFGVVMHPITAMMIIGISIQGLAECFLSPKYLEYASRQAPAGEEGLYLGFAHMNTFFAWLFGFVLSGFLLERYCPDPRLLDELSRKQWEAAIAGQGAMPAAYAQAHYLWYAWAIVGGLSFLALLIYVAVTRRIDTRTGS, encoded by the coding sequence ATGAACGTTTCCGCCTCCACCTGGAGATTTCCGCGGGCCTTTTGGACGGCCAACCTGGTCGAACTCTGCGAACGGGCGGCCTATTACGGCAGCTTCATCGTTCTGACGGTCTACCTCAGCCGCGTCGTCGGCATGCGCGACAGCGTGGCCAACATCGTCGGCGCTCTCTTTGGGGCCCTGATCTATCTCTTTCCCTTCTTCACCGGGGCGGTGGCCGACCGGATGGGCTTCCGGCGGGCGCTGATCCTGGCCTTCGGCCTCTTGACCTGCGGCTATGGCCTGTTGGGCGCGTTCGACACCGCTCCACCGGTGCTCTCGGGCCTGTTCCTGATCGTTCTCGGCGGCTCTTTCGTCAAGCCGATCATCACGGGGACGGTGGCCAAGTCCTCCGATGCCGCCAACCGGGCCCGGGCCTACAGCCTGTTCTACATGACGGTCAACATCGGCGCCTTTCTCGGCAAGACCGTCGTCAAGGGAGTGCGCCAGGACCTGGGCGTGGCCAATGTTCCCTGGTTTTCTTCGGGGGCGGCGCTGGTCGGTCTGCTTTTCGTGATCCTGCTCTATCACCCCGACCGGGATGCCGTGCGGGTCCAGGCGCCGCCGGTCGCGGAGACCCTGCGCGGGATGTGGCGGGCGATGAAGCGACTGCGTTTTCTGGCCCTGATCCTGATCACGGCGGGCTTCTGGGCCATCCAGGGCCAGCTCTATGCGGCGATGCCGAAGTACGTTCTGCGCCTGGTCGGCGAGGGGGCGGCCCCGGAGTGGTACGCCAACATCAATCCCTTCGTGGTGGTCCTTTTCGTGGTCCCCGTCACCCACCTGATCCGGCGCTGGCGGCCGGAAGCGGCGATTGCGGTGGCGATGATGATGATTCCTTTCTCGGCTCTGGCGATGAGCCTTTCGCCCCTGCTCGGGGGCGACGTGACGATCTTCGGTGTGGTCATGCACCCGATCACCGCCATGATGATCATCGGGATTTCGATCCAGGGTCTGGCGGAGTGCTTTCTCAGTCCCAAGTACCTCGAGTACGCCTCGCGCCAGGCACCGGCGGGAGAAGAGGGTCTCTACCTGGGCTTCGCCCACATGAATACCTTTTTCGCCTGGCTCTTCGGTTTCGTGCTCTCGGGTTTCCTGCTCGAACGCTACTGCCCGGATCCGCGCCTGCTCGACGAGCTTTCCCGCAAGCAGTGGGAAGCCGCCATCGCCGGACAAGGTGCGATGCCGGCGGCCTATGCCCAGGCTCACTACCTCTGGTACGCGTGGGCCATCGTCGGTGGCCTGTCGTTCCTCGCCTTGCTGATCTACGTGGCCGTGACGAGACGGATCGACACGCGCACCGGGTCTTGA